One Brassica oleracea var. oleracea cultivar TO1000 chromosome C7, BOL, whole genome shotgun sequence genomic window carries:
- the LOC106306309 gene encoding protein indeterminate-domain 5, chloroplastic, with protein sequence MAASSSSAASFFGVRQDEQSHLLPPNSSAAVPPPPPPPHHRPPQPQQPLEAPPQKKKRNQPRTPNSDAEVIALSPKTLMATNRFICEVCNKGFQREQNLQLHRRGHNLPWKLKQKSTKEVKRKVYLCPEPSRVHHDPSRALGDLTGIKKHYYRKHGEKKWKCEKCSKRYAVQSDWKAHSKTCGTKEYRCDCGTLFSRRDSFITHRAFCDALAQESARHPTSLTSLPSHHFPYGQNTNNSNNNTSSMILGLPHIGNPQNLDHQSGDVLRLGSGGGGGGGASRSSSDLIAANASGYFMQEQNPSFHDQQDHHQHQQQGFLAASNNIKPSPMNFQQSLMQFSNDNHNSPSSNLFNLSFLSGNNGIASGTSNPNAAAVPSGNHMISNHFGGENAVGGSGGGSTGLFPNNLMSSAGRINSGAVPSLYSSSMQNPNSASHMSATALLQKAAQMGSSTSSSNNNTNNASSILRSFGSGMYGENESNLHDLMNSFSNPGATGNSANGVDSQFGTYGGVNKGLSADKQNMTRDFLGVGQIVRSMSGSAGFQQQQQQQHGNGGRERVGSSSDSADRNSMNVNPGGGGSTSSPPYGIHHASF encoded by the exons ATGGCTGCTTCTTCATCCTCTGCTGCTTCCTTCTTTGGAGTTCGACAAGATGAACAGTCTCACCTGCTTCCTCCTAATTCCTCTGCAGCCGTTCCTCCTCCTCCTCCTCCTCCTCACCACCGGCCACCGCAGCCTCAGCAACCCCTTGAAGCTCCACCGCAGAAAAAGAAAAGAAACCAACCAAGAACTCCAA ATTCAGATGCAGAAGTGATAGCTTTATCTCCAAAGACACTAATGGCTACAAACAGATTCATATGTGAAGTATGCAACAAAGGGTTTCAAAGAGAACAGAATCTACAACTTCACCGAAGAGGACACAATCTTCCATGGAAACTTAAGCAAAAATCGACCAAAGAAGTGAAGAGGAAAGTGTATCTTTGTCCGGAGCCCTCGCGCGTCCACCATGATCCGTCACGTGCTCTCGGAGACCTCACCGGAATCAAGAAACATTATTACCGTAAACACGGTGAAAAAAAGTGGAAATGCGAGAAATGTTCTAAGCGTTACGCTGTTCAATCTGATTGGAAAGCTCACTCCAAGACTTGTGGTACCAAAGAATATCGTTGCGATTGTGGTACACTCTTCTCCAG GCGAGACAGTTTCATTACACATAGAGCCTTCTGTGACGCGTTGGCTCAAGAGAGTGCGAGACACCCAACTTCTTTGACTTCTTTGCCAAGTCACCACTTTCCCTACGGACAAAACACCAACAACTCCAACAACAACACTTCAAGCATGATCCTTGGTTTGCCCCACATTGGGAACCCACAAAATCTTGATCATCAGTCCGGTGACGTTCTTCGACTTGGAAGCGGCGGAGGAGGTGGAGGGGGCGCCTCACGATCTTCCTCAGATCTCATTGCTGCAAATGCTTCAGGTTACTTCATGCAAGAGCAAAACCCTAGCTTTCATGATCAGCAAGACCATCATCAACATCAACAACAAGGGTTTTTGGCTGCAAGCAATAACATCAAGCCATCTCCAATGAATTTTCAGCAGAGTCTGATGCAGTTCTCAAATGATAACCATAATTCTCCTTCCTCCAATCTCTTCAATCTAAGCTTCCTATCTGGAAACAACGGAATTGCTTCTGGTACAAGCAACCCTAATGCTGCTGCTGTTCCTTCGGGTAATCATATGATTTCAAACCATTTTGGTGGTGAAAATGCTGTTGGAGGAAGCGGAGGAGGAAGTACTGGTCTCTTCCCTAACAATCTGATGAGTTCAGCAGGCAGAATCAATTCAGGAGCAGTGCCTTCACTCTATAGCTCGTCAATGCAAAACCCTAATTCAGCATCTCACATGTCAGCCACTGCTCTTCTTCAGAAAGCTGCTCAAATGGGTTCATCAACCTCAAGCAGCAACAACAATACAAACAATGCCTCGTCAATTCTAAGAAGCTTTGGGAGTGGAATGTACGGAGAAAACGAGAGTAATCTTCACGATTTGATGAACTCTTTCTCCAACCCTGGCGCAACTGGAAACAGCGCTAATGGAGTAGATTCTCAGTTTGGTACGTACGGAGGAGTGAACAAAGGACTAAGCGCTGATAAACAGAACATGACTAGAGACTTTCTTGGAGTTGGACAGATCGTAAGAAGCATGAGTGGAAGCGCAGGGTTTCAA
- the LOC106302073 gene encoding NADH dehydrogenase [ubiquinone] 1 beta subcomplex subunit 7-like, producing MEVPGSSKKMIATQEEMVAAKVPLGYRDQCAHLLIPLNKCRQAEFFLPWKCEDERHVYEKCENELVMERMLAMQKIREEEAKAKQDKKQGNGVPLIPKTANA from the coding sequence ATGGAGGTTCCAGGTTCATCGAAGAAGATGATCGCAACGCAGGAAGAGATGGTCGCAGCCAAAGTACCCCTCGGATACAGAGATCAGTGCGCTCATCTCCTGATCCCGCTCAACAAATGTCGCCAGGCTGAGTTCTTCCTCCCGTGGAAGTGCGAGGACGAGCGCCACGTGTACGAGAAGTGCGAGAACGAGCTCGTCATGGAGAGGATGCTCGCGATGCAGAAGATCCGCGAGGAAGAAGCCAAGGCTAAACAGGATAAGAAACAAGGGAACGGTGTTCCTCTGATCCCTAAGACCGCTAATGCTTAG
- the LOC106305793 gene encoding protein NRT1/ PTR FAMILY 8.3: MGSIEEESPLIEEGLISQEPKLYAQDGSVDLHGNPPLKEKTGNWKACPFILGNECCERLAYYGIAGNLITYLTTKLHQGNVSAARNVTTWQGTCYLTPLIGAVLADAYWGRYWTIACFSGIYFIGMSALTLSASVPALKPAECIGGFCPSATPAQYAMFFGGLYLIALGTGGIKPCVSSFGADQFDDTDSRERVKKASFFNWFYFSINIGALVSSSLLVWIQENRGWGLGFGIPTVFMGLAIASFFFGTPLYRFQKPGGSPITRISQVVVASFRKSTLKVPEDAMLLYETQDKNSAIAGSRKIEHTDDCQYLDKAAVISEEESKAGDFSNSWRLCTVTQVEELKILIRMFPIWASGIIFSAVYAQMSTMFVQQGRAMDCKIGSFQLPPAALGTFDTASVIIWVPLYDRFIVPLARRFTGVDKGFTEIQRMGVGLFVSVLCMAAAAVVEIIRLHLANELGLVESGAPVPISVLWQIPQYFILGAAEVFYFIGQLEFFYDQSPDAMRSLCSALALLTNALGNYLSSLILTLVTYFTTRNGGEGWISDNLNSGHLDYYFWLLAGLSLVNMAVYFFSAARYKQKKASKL, from the exons ATGGGCTCCATTGAAGAAGAATCACCTCTCATCGAAGAAGGTTTAATCTCACAG GAACCAAAACTGTATGCTCAAGATGGTTCAGTGGACCTTCATGGAAACCCACCGTTGAAGGAGAAGACAGGCAACTGGAAAGCTTGTCCTTTCATTTTAG GCAATGAATGCTGCGAGAGGCTAGCTTACTATGGTATCGCTGGGAATCTGATCACTTACCTCACCACTAAACTCCACCAAGGAAACGTTTCAGCTGCTAGAAACGTCACCACATGGCAGGGGACTTGTTATCTCACCCCTCTCATTGGTGCTGTCTTGGCCGATGCTTACTGGGGCAGATACTGGACCATCGCTTGTTTCTCCGGCATTTACTTCATC GGCATGTCTGCGCTAACTCTCTCAGCGTCAGTTCCAGCATTGAAACCAGCTGAATGCATTGGCGGTTTCTGTCCATCAGCAACACCAGCTCAGTACGCAATGTTCTTTGGCGGGCTTTACCTCATCGCCCTCGGCACTGGAGGCATCAAACCATGCGTCTCATCCTTCGGTGCAGACCAGTTCGATGACACGGACTCGCGCGAACGAGTTAAGAAAGCTTCCTTCTTCAACTGGTTCTACTTCTCCATCAACATTGGAGCGCTAGTCTCTTCTAGTCTTCTTGTCTGGATCCAAGAGAACCGCGGCTGGGGTTTAGGTTTTGGTATACCAACAGTGTTCATGGGACTCGCCATCGCAAGTTTCTTCTTTGGCACACCTCTTTACAGGTTTCAGAAGCCTGGAGGCAGCCCTATCACTCGAATCTCTCAAGTGGTGGTCGCCTCGTTCCGTAAATCCACTCTCAAAGTCCCTGAAGACGCAATGCTTCTGTATGAAACGCAGGACAAGAACTCTGCTATTGCTGGAAGTCGAAAAATCGAACATACCGATGATTGCCA GTATCTTGACAAAGCTGCTGTGATCTCAGAAGAAGAATCCAAAGCCGGAGACTTTTCCAACTCGTGGAGACTATGTACTGTTACTCAAGTCGAAGAACTCAAGATTCTGATACGAATGTTCCCTATCTGGGCTTCAGGGATCATCTTCTCAGCTGTATACGCACAAATGTCCACGATGTTTGTTCAACAAGGCCGAGCCATGGACTGCAAAATAGGATCGTTCCAGCTTCCTCCTGCAGCGCTCGGGACGTTTGACACAGCAAGTGTCATCATCTGGGTTCCTCTCTACGACAGATTCATCGTCCCTTTAGCTAGACGGTTTACTGGAGTAGACAAAGGATTCACTGAGATACAAAGAATGGGGGTCGGTTTGTTTGTCTCTGTTCTCTGTATGGCAGCTGCAGCCGTTGTTGAAATCATCAGGCTCCATTTAGCCAACGAGCTCGGGTTGGTTGAGTCTGGAGCTCCTGTTCCTATATCTGTGTTATGGCAGATCCCACAGTACTTCATCCTCGGTGCAGCGGAAGTGTTCTACTTCATTGGGCAGCTGGAGTTTTTCTATGATCAGTCTCCAGATGCAATGAGAAGCTTGTGCAGTGCGTTGGCTCTTTTGACCAATGCGCTTGGGAACTACTTGAGTTCGTTGATCCTCACGCTGGTGACTTACTTTACGACGAGGAACGGTGGAGAAGGTTGGATATCAGATAATCTGAACTCGGGTCATCTTGATTACTACTTCTGGCTTTTGGCTGGTCTTAGCCTTGTGAACATGGCTGTTTACTTCTTCTCTGCGGCTAGGTATAAGCAGAAGAAGGCGTCCAAGTTATAA
- the LOC106304369 gene encoding putative Myb family transcription factor At1g14600 produces MGTCGGRNGNDVGFNGHGGGRVRPYVRSPVPRLRWTPELHRCFLNAVDMLGGQHRATPKLILKMMDVRGLTISHVKSHLQMYRGSKLTLGKSEESSLSSIRRRQDTEEDYLHDNLSLPSRNDCLLGYHSFPLSSHSSLRGGRREYQTSQSGGGGDDDDFLHIINMEKTRETTPFPSHHCHKTTEKEKNTGQEQEGEDLSLSLSLNHHQWRSNGSSVSETSEAVSTCSAPFVFKDCFASSPKIDLNLTLSVSLLSS; encoded by the exons ATGGGTACATGTGGTGGAAGAAACGGCAACGACGTTGGATTTAACGGTCACGGAGGCGGCAGAGTTAGGCCATACGTACGGTCTCCAGTGCCTCGACTCAGATGGACGCCGGAGCTCCACCGTTGTTTCCTTAACGCCGTCGATATGCTTGGTGGCCAACATA GAGCCACTCCAAAGCTTATTCTTAAGATGATGGATGTGAGGGGACTCACCATTTCACATGTCAAGAGCCATCTCCAG ATGTATAGAGGTTCTAAACTCACTTTGGGCAAATCAG AGGAAAGCTCTTTATCTTCAATAAGAAGAAGACAAGACACTGAAGAAGATTATCTTCATGACAACTTGTCTTTACCCTCAAGGAATGATTGTCTTCTGGGGTATCACTCGTTTCCTCTTTCTTCACATTCTTCTCTTAG AGGTGGAAGAAGAGAATATCAGACTTCACAGTCTGGTGGTGGTGGTGATGATGATGACTTTCTTCACATCATAAACATGGAGAAGACGAGAGAAACGACGCCGTTTCCATCACATCATTGCCACAAG ACAACAGAGAAGGAGAAGAACACTGGGCAAGAACAAGAAGGGGAAGATTTGTCGTTGTCTCTGTCTTTGAACCATCATCAATGGAGAAGCAACGGATCATCAGTGAGCGAAACCAGTGAAGCAGTCTCCACTTGTTCTGCACCATTCGTCTTCAAAGATTGCTTTGCTTCTTCACCAAAGATTGATCTCAACCTTACTCTTTCAGTTTCTCTCCTCAGCAGCTGA
- the LOC106303070 gene encoding uncharacterized protein LOC106303070 — protein sequence MKSSVIFGGKVPAEGKAEIKRILEIDKEGGDGTYLGLPECFHGFKQELLNFIRERLQGRFQGWFLKALSQGCKEILLKSIALALPVYAMSVFKLTKDLCDKLTSAMVEFWWSNGSNKKKIAWVAWQRLCKHKEEGGMGFHDISSFSQALLAKQAWRILQRPDSLVARVLKSKYWRNGSFMECGEDLLIPNTGLWDTQKINELFTEEDAASILNIKPMIHKEDRLCWGFTREGSYSSQSGALAVAEQLRYRGIPVERACKACGAEQETICHTLFNCPTARDTWSDAGLPLPERGLSQNSVFLNMHHLVACTKSKDCHTQLR from the exons ATGAAGTCCTCTGTTATCTTTGGCGGGAAGGTTCCTGCAGAAGGGAAAGCTGAGATCAAGCGGATTCTGGAAATAGATAAAGAAGGTGGAGATGGAACGTATCTAGGTTTACCGGAGTGCTTCCATGGCTTCAAACAGGAGCTGTTAAACTTTATCCGAGAAAGACTACAAGGCAGATTTCAGGGCTGGTTCCTTAAAGCCTTATCACAAGGTTGCAAGGAAATTTTGCTAAAATCGATTGCGTTAGCACTTCCAGTGTATGCCATGTCTGTTTTCAAACTCACAAAGGATCTTTGTGATAAACTCACCAGTGCCATGGTCGAATTTTGGTGGAGTAATGGATCTAATAAAAAGAAGATAGCATGGGTAGCTTGGCAACGCCTTTGTAAACATAAAGAAGAAGGTGGCATGGGCTTTCACGACATCAGTAGTTTCAGCCAGGCGTTGTTGGCGAAACAAGCATGGCGCATACTGCAAAGACCTGATTCGTTGGTAGCTAGGGTCCTCAAGAGTAAGTATTGGAGAAATGGATCCTTTATGGAATGTGGGGAAG ACCTTCTTATTCCCAATACGGGTCTATGGGACACTCAGAAGATTAATGAGCTTTTTACTGAAGAAGACGCAGCTTCAATACTAAACATCAAACCGATGATCCACAAGGAGGATAGACTATGCTGGGGTTTCACTCGAGAAGGCTCTTACTCGTCACAGAGTG GTGCTCTGGCTGTAGCGGAACAATTACGTTACCGAGGCATTCCAGTAGAGCGAGCTTGTAAAGCTTGTGGAGCAGAACAGGAGACAATATGTCATACCTTATTCAATTGTCCAACGGCTAGAGATACATGGTCTGATGCAGGGTTGCCTCTCCCGGAGAGAGGGCTTTCTCAAAACTCTGTTTTCCTCAACATGCACCATCTAGTAGCTTGCACCAAAAGTAAAGACTGCCATACTCAACTCCGATAG
- the LOC106303069 gene encoding uncharacterized protein LOC106303069: MDPATIMRKAEEESNIWFELNYPDASPTAPTQPSRAIKPSWKAPADDILKCNIAASWSESSRKSGAAWFVRDSRGKVLVHGRRSYSFVQTREQEELLAIFWEIESMKSMRKGQVIFESSCERARACFLSPNSCHGAVELVGKICDMVQWFQFWSLDHVLEARNVLAQRIANSVISERRYQSYIAFGGPNWLKDLIAYEARNATPSP, from the coding sequence ATGGACCCTGCTACTATTATGAGGAAAGCTGAGGAAGAATCCAACATTTGGTTTGAGCTGAACTACCCTGACGCTAGCCCCACAGCTCCTACACAACCGTCTCGAGCTATCAAACCATCTTGGAAGGCACCAGCTGATGACATTTTAAAATGTAACATTGCTGCCTCCTGGTCTGAATCTTCTCGCAAGAGTGGAGCCGCTTGGTTCGTAAGGGATAGCAGAGGAAAAGTTTTAGTGCATGGCAGGAGATCATATTCCTTTGTGCAGACCAGAGAACAAGAAGAGCTCTTAGCAATCTTTTGGGAAATCGAGAGCATGAAATCCATGCGTAAGGGTCAGGTCATCTTTGAATCCTCTTGCGAGCGCGCAAGAGCATGTTTCCTAAGCCCAAATTCATGCCATGGAGCCGTGGAACTTGTGGGGAAAATCTGTGATATGGTACAATGGTTTCAATTTTGGTCTTTGGATCACGTTCTGGAAGCTAGGAATGTGTTAGCACAGAGAATAGCCAATAGTGTAATCTCTGAACGCAGATATCAGTCCTACATAGCTTTTGGTGGCCCTAACTGGTTGAAAGATCTAATTGCGTATGAAGCAAGGAACGCTACTCCTTCTCCTTAA
- the LOC106303609 gene encoding uncharacterized protein At4g15970-like — translation MNLSHRLPSRLKTMTKLHVSSLDAKRSSSVSAVSSFIMPPCSRPLRRAVIYIVAISISIFVLYRSLDSLDAVPSSSSIFSRIFPSFDSFQSLELEEPKLEDVLRRAATRDNTVILTTLNEAWAAPGSVIDLFFESFRIGEGTSMLLNHLVIIALDAKAYSRCRELHKHCFSLETEGVDFSGKEAYFMTRSYLKMMWRRIDFLRSVLELGYNFVFTDADVMWFRNPFTRFYRYADFQIACDHYLGRSNDLENRPNGGFSFVRSNNRTILFYKYWYASRIRYSGYHDQDVLNFIKREPFVFRIGLRIRFLNTAYFGGLCEPSKDMNLVRTMHANCCFGMDSKLHDLRIMLQDWRDFMALPLHLKQESGFSWKVPQNCSLDSLRRYDESMYEEESEPPGESQE, via the exons ATGAATCTATCGCACCGTCTTCCCTCGAGGCTCAAGACGATGACGAAGCTCCACGTTTCGTCCCTCGACGCTAAACGCTCCTCCTCCGTCTCCGCCGTATCTTCTTTCATCATGCCGCCGTGCTCCCGTCCTCTACGCCGAGCCGTCATATACATTGTCGCCATTTCCATCTCCATCTTCGTCCTCTACAGATCCCTTGATTCCCTCGACGCCGTCCCCAGCTCCTCCTCGATTTTCTCTCGCATTTTCCCCTCATTCGATTCCTTCCAGTCTCTG GAGCTTGAAGAGCCTAAGCTTGAAGATGTTCTTCGTAGAGCTGCAACTCGTGACAACACAGTGATTCTAACGACTTTGAACGAAGCTTGGGCAGCTCCTGGCTCTGTTATCGACCTCTTCTTCGAGAGTTTTCGAATCGGTGAAGGAACAAGCATGCTCTTGAACCACTTGGTGATCATTGCTCTGGATGCTAAAGCTTACTCCCGTTGCCGAGAGCTTCACAAGCACTGCTTCAGTCTCGAAACAGAAGGTGTTGATTTCTCCGGAAAGGAGGCTTACTTCATGACTCGCTCTTACTTGAAGATGATGTGGAGAAGAATCGACTTCTTGCGTTCTGTTCTTGAATTGGGTTACAACTTTGTCTTCACG GATGCTGATGTGATGTGGTTCAGAAACCCTTTTACGCGGTTTTATAGATACGCTGACTTCCAGATTGCTTGTGACCATTACTTAGGAAGGTCGAATGATTTAGAGAATAGACCCAACGGAGGGTTTAGCTTTGTGAGGTCTAACAACAGAACTATACTCTTCTACAAGTACTGGTACGCTTCACGGATCAGGTACTCGGGGTATCACGACCAGGACGTTCTTAACTTCATCAAGAGGGAGCCTTTTGTTTTCCGGATTGGGCTTAGGATTAGGTTCTTGAACACGGCGTATTTTGGTGGACTCTGTGAACCAAGCAAAGATATGAATCTGGTTCGTACCATGCATGCGAATTGCTGCTTTGGTATGGATAGTAAGCTTCATGATCTTAGAATCATGCTTCAAGATTGGAGAGACTTTATGGCTTTGCCACTTCATCTTAAACAGGAGTCTGGTTTCTCTTGGAAAGTTCCTCAGAATTGCAG TCTTGATTCACTTCGGAGATATGATGAGTCTATGTATGAAGAAGAGAGCGAGCCACCAGGAGAATCCCAAGAGTGA